The following are from one region of the Sandaracinus amylolyticus genome:
- a CDS encoding putative metal-binding motif-containing protein has translation MNKASLSLWLLVALLGAGSVGCGDDDGGGTDAGVEDAAQGQDGSVPACSEDSECDDGDPCNGAETCGASGCTEGTAGEDGTACDADGDEATADLCVAGECGATRCGDGYADESTAEECDDGNDVSGDGCDDCRFSCDEDADCDDDIECNGTETCSDAHVCELGEPLADETACAAGTGTCTEGVCLARTCTDDENCSDGNACNGEETCGGASGCAIGTALDCDDENACTADSCDGASGCRHALIDADRDGAPPTSAGECGTDCDDTRADVHPDADDVCDGVDNDCDGETDEGGVTTWYVDCDRDGYARSGAAMVESCARPAAGTAGCASGGGWTTREPSAAAESDCNDGIASVNPGQTTFQTTAIAGAPAASDYDYDCNATEEVRSDDEGACTRAGLVCAVREGWSGDAVPACGATADWIVRCTPSGLVGCSAVTEERQQACR, from the coding sequence ATGAACAAGGCTTCTCTTTCGCTCTGGCTCCTGGTGGCGCTGTTGGGCGCCGGCTCGGTCGGGTGTGGGGACGACGACGGCGGCGGCACGGACGCCGGTGTGGAAGACGCGGCGCAGGGTCAGGACGGATCCGTGCCCGCGTGCAGCGAGGACTCGGAGTGCGACGACGGCGATCCCTGCAACGGCGCCGAGACCTGCGGCGCGAGCGGATGCACCGAGGGCACGGCGGGCGAGGACGGGACCGCGTGCGACGCCGACGGTGACGAGGCGACCGCCGATCTCTGCGTCGCGGGCGAGTGCGGTGCGACGCGCTGCGGTGATGGATACGCCGACGAGTCGACCGCCGAGGAGTGCGACGACGGCAACGACGTGAGCGGCGACGGGTGCGACGACTGTCGCTTCTCGTGCGACGAGGACGCGGACTGCGACGACGACATCGAGTGCAATGGCACCGAGACCTGCTCGGACGCGCACGTGTGCGAGCTCGGTGAGCCGCTCGCCGATGAGACCGCGTGCGCGGCGGGCACCGGCACCTGCACCGAGGGCGTGTGCCTCGCGCGCACGTGCACCGACGACGAGAACTGCAGCGACGGCAACGCCTGCAACGGCGAGGAGACCTGCGGCGGCGCGAGCGGCTGTGCGATCGGCACCGCGCTCGACTGCGACGACGAGAACGCGTGCACTGCGGACTCGTGCGATGGCGCGAGCGGATGCCGCCACGCGCTGATCGACGCCGATCGCGACGGCGCCCCGCCGACGAGCGCAGGCGAGTGCGGCACCGACTGCGACGACACCCGCGCCGACGTGCACCCCGATGCCGACGACGTCTGCGACGGAGTCGACAACGACTGCGACGGCGAGACGGACGAGGGTGGCGTCACGACGTGGTACGTCGACTGCGATCGCGACGGATACGCGCGCAGCGGGGCGGCGATGGTCGAGTCGTGCGCGCGTCCTGCCGCGGGCACCGCGGGCTGTGCGAGCGGCGGTGGATGGACCACGCGCGAGCCGAGCGCAGCGGCCGAGTCGGACTGCAATGACGGCATCGCGTCGGTGAACCCGGGACAGACGACGTTCCAGACGACGGCGATCGCCGGCGCGCCCGCTGCGAGCGACTACGACTACGACTGCAATGCGACCGAAGAGGTGCGCAGTGACGACGAGGGTGCGTGCACGCGCGCAGGTCTCGTGTGCGCGGTGCGCGAGGGCTGGAGTGGCGACGCCGTGCCCGCGTGCGGCGCGACGGCGGACTGGATCGTGCGCTGCACGCCGAGCGGTCTGGTCGGGTGCTCTGCGGTGACCGAGGAGCGCCAGCAGGCCTGTCGCTGA
- a CDS encoding GNAT family N-acetyltransferase, producing the protein MSDRIVRAPRDEHERATLERVLQESFGNDGLPWTSWMERIGHENLRVVIAGGAIRGGLGFYRFGQHWGGERVPMVGLAGVGVEPSWRGRGLARTFLVDTLAQARAEGVPLAALYASSVAVYRSIGFEQAGVTLRLEAPVASLPRGDHALACEAFDPAESAHVRPLYDARARRWNGHLVRSEAIWARIMQPYQSTVRAYRFGPASAPEGYVVYAHQPSAGLEFGITLRDLVLATPAAARRCAALLSDLRSLGRELRWLGCASDPLLSLLPEESARIVEPHRWMLRILDPERALTMRGYASDGEASFVVRDALFGDRALRVRVRDGRAEVEMIAPRSDLPALDVRALAALYSGFANVSTLVAMGLIEGAIDDVVALARLFIGGEPWLCDWF; encoded by the coding sequence ATGAGCGATCGCATCGTGAGGGCCCCACGCGACGAGCACGAGCGCGCGACGCTCGAGCGCGTCCTCCAGGAGAGCTTCGGCAACGACGGGCTGCCCTGGACCTCGTGGATGGAGCGCATCGGGCACGAGAACCTGCGCGTGGTGATCGCGGGCGGCGCGATCCGCGGCGGGCTCGGGTTCTATCGCTTCGGTCAGCACTGGGGCGGCGAGCGCGTGCCGATGGTCGGGCTCGCGGGTGTCGGGGTGGAGCCGTCGTGGCGCGGCCGCGGGCTCGCGCGGACGTTCCTCGTCGACACGCTCGCCCAGGCGCGCGCCGAGGGCGTGCCGCTCGCTGCGCTCTACGCGTCGTCGGTCGCGGTGTATCGCTCGATCGGCTTCGAGCAGGCCGGCGTCACGCTGCGCCTCGAGGCACCGGTCGCGAGCCTGCCCCGCGGTGATCACGCGCTCGCGTGCGAGGCGTTCGATCCGGCGGAGAGCGCGCACGTGCGGCCGCTCTACGATGCGCGCGCGCGCCGCTGGAATGGACACCTGGTGCGGAGCGAGGCGATCTGGGCGCGCATCATGCAGCCCTATCAGAGCACCGTGCGCGCTTATCGATTCGGCCCTGCGAGCGCGCCCGAGGGATACGTCGTGTACGCGCACCAGCCGAGCGCGGGGCTCGAGTTCGGGATCACGCTGCGCGATCTCGTGCTCGCGACGCCGGCCGCCGCGCGACGCTGCGCCGCGCTGCTCTCGGATCTGCGCTCGCTCGGGCGCGAGCTGCGCTGGCTGGGTTGCGCGAGCGATCCGCTGTTGTCGCTGCTGCCCGAGGAGAGCGCGCGCATCGTCGAGCCGCATCGATGGATGCTGCGCATCCTCGACCCCGAGCGCGCGCTGACGATGCGCGGATACGCCAGCGACGGTGAGGCGTCGTTCGTCGTGCGTGACGCGCTCTTCGGCGATCGCGCGCTGCGCGTACGGGTGCGCGACGGACGCGCGGAGGTGGAGATGATCGCGCCCCGGAGCGATCTCCCGGCGCTCGACGTTCGCGCGCTCGCCGCGCTCTACAGCGGGTTCGCGAACGTCTCGACGCTCGTCGCGATGGGCCTGATCGAGGGCGCGATCGACGACGTGGTCGCGCTCGCGCGGCTCTTCATCGGCGGTGAGCCCTGGCTCTGCGACTGGTTCTGA
- a CDS encoding peroxidase family protein, translating to MEAQGYCGLGGTPSCEPGTVCEPISTTAGLCCPDDPNTGALPYCIGPDGPEPATVLASDVLGLLRMAQDPALAADLYTGPWTNWYRDGRERGLAKLALMRGLLERFNLTDTYVGTGVPMVTDPARPNPQCPAGPYVTRNLDGTCNDPTNPLMGAAGTRFGRNILLTAAFPEESQMLVPNPREISLELLRRRGPGGSEFHAVPFLNNLATAWIQFQVHDWFNHGVQRGHGAGTIEVPLSRTDPLRRLGMRTMSIPRTAADTTRVAGRDDALPPTYTNEVTHWWDASQIYGSDAETADRLRSHQGGRLRVSRSGLLPLGERGYSDTGMRENFWVGLELMHTLFALEHNAIADMLASNHPDWDDQRLFDTARLINAALIAKIHTIEWTPAILPNSSLEIAMRTNWSGLNAATCPPLPQIPGLYPNPVVYGVVGNPGARNLYDAAYAMTEEFVSVYRMHPLLPEHLTVRSARTGAVRAVVPTALAREAGGRAMVAAYGMENLLYSFGTTNPGALVLDNYPQFLQDLLVPGRGVIDMGTIDIVRDRERGIPRYNEARQLLRLPRVPDFITLTGGDRALASRLESIYGNIDQVDLMVGTFAEGQRPSCYGFGETLFQVFTLMATRRLQADRFYTTLYNSDVYTSEGLMWIELSSMRSVLLRHFPELRNTGLANVANAFYPWE from the coding sequence GTGGAGGCACAAGGCTACTGCGGCCTCGGCGGTACACCTTCGTGCGAGCCAGGCACGGTGTGCGAGCCGATCTCGACCACTGCCGGGCTCTGCTGCCCCGACGATCCGAACACCGGCGCACTGCCCTACTGCATCGGACCGGACGGGCCCGAGCCTGCGACGGTGCTCGCGTCGGACGTGCTCGGTCTGCTCCGGATGGCTCAGGATCCCGCGCTCGCGGCCGACCTCTACACCGGTCCTTGGACGAACTGGTATCGCGACGGTCGTGAGCGCGGCCTCGCGAAGCTCGCGCTCATGCGCGGCCTCCTCGAGCGCTTCAATCTGACGGATACCTACGTCGGCACCGGCGTGCCGATGGTGACCGATCCGGCGCGACCGAATCCGCAGTGCCCCGCCGGGCCCTACGTCACGCGCAACCTCGACGGCACCTGCAACGACCCGACGAACCCGCTGATGGGCGCGGCGGGCACGCGCTTCGGCCGCAACATCCTCCTGACTGCGGCGTTCCCCGAGGAGTCGCAGATGCTGGTCCCGAACCCGCGCGAGATCAGCCTCGAGCTGCTCCGCCGCCGCGGGCCCGGAGGATCGGAGTTCCACGCGGTCCCGTTCCTCAACAACCTCGCGACTGCGTGGATCCAGTTCCAGGTCCACGACTGGTTCAATCACGGGGTGCAGCGCGGCCACGGCGCGGGGACGATCGAAGTCCCGCTCTCGCGCACCGATCCGCTTCGTCGCCTCGGCATGCGCACGATGTCGATCCCGCGCACCGCGGCCGACACGACGCGCGTGGCGGGCCGCGACGACGCACTGCCGCCGACCTATACGAACGAAGTCACGCACTGGTGGGACGCGTCGCAGATCTACGGCAGTGACGCGGAGACCGCGGATCGCCTGCGCTCGCACCAGGGCGGAAGGCTGCGCGTGTCCCGGAGCGGCCTGCTGCCGCTCGGCGAGCGCGGCTATTCCGACACCGGCATGCGCGAGAACTTCTGGGTCGGCCTCGAGCTGATGCACACGCTCTTCGCGCTCGAGCACAACGCGATCGCCGACATGCTCGCGAGCAATCATCCCGACTGGGACGATCAGCGCCTCTTCGACACTGCGCGCCTGATCAACGCTGCGCTGATCGCGAAGATCCACACGATCGAGTGGACGCCCGCGATCCTGCCGAACTCGAGCCTCGAGATCGCGATGCGCACCAACTGGTCGGGCCTCAACGCCGCGACGTGCCCGCCGCTGCCGCAGATCCCCGGGCTCTATCCGAACCCGGTCGTGTACGGCGTCGTCGGCAATCCCGGCGCGCGCAACCTCTACGACGCGGCGTACGCGATGACCGAGGAGTTCGTCTCGGTGTACCGCATGCACCCGCTGCTCCCCGAGCACCTCACCGTGCGCTCCGCGCGCACCGGCGCGGTCCGCGCCGTCGTCCCCACCGCGCTCGCCCGCGAAGCCGGTGGTCGCGCGATGGTCGCGGCGTACGGCATGGAGAACCTGCTCTACTCGTTCGGCACCACGAACCCCGGCGCGCTCGTGCTCGACAATTATCCGCAGTTCCTCCAGGACCTCTTGGTCCCGGGGCGCGGGGTGATCGACATGGGCACGATCGACATCGTGCGTGACCGCGAGCGCGGCATTCCCCGCTACAACGAAGCGCGTCAGTTGCTCCGCCTGCCGCGCGTGCCCGACTTCATCACGCTCACCGGCGGTGATCGCGCGCTCGCGAGCCGGCTCGAGTCGATCTACGGCAACATCGATCAGGTCGACCTCATGGTCGGCACGTTCGCCGAGGGTCAGCGCCCGAGCTGCTACGGATTCGGCGAGACGCTCTTCCAGGTGTTCACGCTGATGGCGACGCGCCGCCTCCAGGCGGACCGCTTCTACACGACGCTCTACAACTCCGACGTCTACACGTCGGAGGGCCTGATGTGGATCGAGCTGAGCTCGATGCGCTCGGTGCTGCTCCGCCACTTCCCGGAGCTGCGCAACACGGGCCTGGCGAACGTCGCGAACGCGTTCTACCCGTGGGAGTGA
- a CDS encoding nucleotide excision repair endonuclease, which translates to MTRAFDRRLGDDFLATVPRSPGVYRVLDAAGAVVYVGKAINLRRRLSQYRNATRRKRHRKMRAIVESAARVEFEACETELEAELREAALIQALTPKWNVVGAFSFLYPSIGLGTTEPRHALFAFSTTPGERPELDWHGAYRSRDITGGAFFSLMRLLSLIGHREKTPRRAAGVRTWTFEVRRLSSSWRGDWSAFLRGESRAALSSLAVALLDKPRARRDASSVQEDLAALDRFYRFEALKLASARHLVGDARWPIPQTDRDALFIRARALRSVLPPGASLRVSP; encoded by the coding sequence GTGACGCGCGCGTTCGATCGACGGCTCGGCGACGACTTCCTCGCGACGGTGCCGCGCTCGCCGGGCGTCTATCGAGTGCTCGACGCCGCGGGCGCGGTCGTCTACGTCGGCAAGGCGATCAACCTGCGACGCCGCCTCTCGCAGTATCGCAACGCGACGCGCCGCAAGAGGCACCGCAAGATGCGCGCGATCGTCGAGAGCGCGGCCCGCGTCGAATTCGAGGCGTGCGAGACCGAGCTCGAGGCGGAGCTGCGCGAGGCCGCGCTCATCCAGGCGCTCACGCCGAAGTGGAACGTGGTCGGCGCGTTCTCGTTCCTCTATCCGTCGATCGGTCTCGGCACGACCGAGCCGAGACATGCGCTGTTCGCATTCTCGACGACACCGGGAGAGCGCCCCGAGCTCGACTGGCACGGTGCCTATCGCTCTCGCGACATCACCGGCGGTGCGTTCTTCTCGTTGATGCGATTGCTCTCGCTGATCGGTCATCGCGAGAAGACGCCACGACGGGCTGCGGGCGTGCGCACCTGGACGTTCGAAGTCCGCCGACTGTCCTCCTCGTGGCGCGGCGACTGGAGCGCTTTTCTGCGCGGTGAGTCGCGCGCTGCGCTCTCGTCGCTCGCGGTCGCGCTCCTCGACAAGCCGCGCGCCCGGCGCGACGCGAGCTCGGTGCAGGAAGATCTCGCTGCGCTCGATCGCTTCTATCGCTTCGAGGCCCTGAAGTTGGCGAGCGCGCGTCACCTCGTGGGCGACGCGCGCTGGCCGATCCCTCAGACCGATCGCGACGCGCTCTTCATCCGGGCGCGCGCGCTCAGGTCAGTGTTGCCGCCCGGAGCTTCGCTCCGGGTTTCTCCCTAG
- a CDS encoding DUF4215 domain-containing protein, producing the protein MHRRFAFVLALSALTIACDPDPGPRPDDDVDAGRMEPRDASPGIDAPPPPRPDAGSPICGDGINAPTEACDDGDVDPEDGCSATCTVEDGYACPTPGEDCVPLATCGDGVRAASEECDDRNTDAGDGCSAACVIEAGWVCPIDGVACRAAACGDGIIAGFEECEDGDAPPEGNDGCSADCLFENGYACETVGAPCVPTQCGDRVVEGTEPCDDGNNDTGDGCSPLCEVEPVCSDGVCTTACGDGVVLPGEPCDDGNTRAGDGCSPTCTIEEGFTCELTEIEAPDELALAVVYRDFRGRDLSGGHIDFENANGNETGIVAATLGADRLPVYAKEGVSSATTHGRVAFDQWYRDTAGVNRTVVERLVLTRQPDGRYVYDNSVFFPLDGRGWIAAGTEQPRTGGHNFSFTSVVRYWFEYHGDEVLTFRGDDDVWVFINGRLALDLGGVHGALSGTVTLSARAPDLGLAVGGIYEVVVFQAERHTTQSSYRLTLSNFTSSRTECAPICGDGIVTRFEACDDGVNDGSYGGCAPGCMALGPRCGDGVTQSEEGEQCDDPPNVGGYDGCSPACQLTERCGDGVRQAEHGEQCDDGNDVDTDTCSNACLTNLG; encoded by the coding sequence ATGCACCGTCGCTTCGCTTTCGTCCTCGCGCTCTCTGCACTCACGATCGCCTGCGATCCCGATCCCGGCCCACGACCCGACGACGACGTCGACGCCGGTCGCATGGAGCCGCGCGACGCGTCGCCGGGGATCGACGCCCCGCCGCCGCCGCGGCCCGATGCCGGCAGTCCGATCTGCGGCGACGGAATCAATGCGCCGACCGAGGCGTGCGACGACGGCGACGTGGATCCCGAGGATGGTTGTTCCGCGACTTGCACCGTCGAAGACGGATATGCGTGTCCGACTCCCGGCGAAGACTGCGTTCCTCTCGCGACGTGCGGTGACGGAGTCCGCGCGGCGAGCGAGGAGTGCGATGATCGCAATACCGACGCTGGCGACGGCTGCAGCGCGGCTTGTGTCATCGAAGCAGGATGGGTCTGTCCGATCGACGGAGTCGCGTGTCGCGCGGCGGCGTGCGGCGACGGAATCATCGCGGGATTCGAAGAGTGCGAGGACGGCGACGCGCCGCCCGAAGGCAACGACGGCTGCAGCGCCGATTGTCTCTTCGAGAACGGATATGCGTGCGAGACCGTCGGCGCGCCGTGTGTCCCGACGCAATGTGGCGACCGCGTCGTCGAAGGCACGGAGCCCTGCGACGACGGGAACAACGACACCGGCGATGGCTGCAGTCCGCTGTGCGAGGTCGAGCCGGTGTGCAGCGACGGAGTCTGCACCACTGCGTGCGGCGACGGAGTCGTGCTCCCCGGCGAGCCCTGCGACGACGGCAACACGCGCGCGGGCGACGGATGCTCGCCGACGTGCACCATCGAAGAAGGCTTCACCTGCGAGCTCACCGAGATCGAGGCGCCTGACGAGCTCGCGCTCGCGGTCGTGTACCGCGACTTCCGTGGTCGCGATCTGTCGGGCGGTCACATCGACTTCGAGAACGCCAACGGCAACGAGACCGGGATCGTCGCGGCGACGCTCGGCGCCGATCGACTCCCGGTCTACGCGAAGGAAGGAGTCAGCTCGGCCACGACCCACGGGCGCGTCGCGTTCGACCAGTGGTACCGCGACACCGCCGGGGTGAACCGAACGGTCGTCGAGCGGCTCGTGCTGACGCGCCAGCCCGATGGCCGCTACGTGTACGACAACAGCGTGTTCTTCCCGCTCGACGGTCGAGGCTGGATCGCGGCTGGGACGGAGCAGCCGCGGACCGGAGGCCACAACTTCTCGTTCACCAGCGTCGTTCGTTATTGGTTCGAGTACCACGGCGACGAGGTCCTCACGTTCCGCGGAGACGACGACGTCTGGGTGTTCATCAACGGCCGCCTCGCGCTCGATCTCGGCGGTGTGCACGGCGCACTGAGCGGCACCGTGACGCTGAGCGCGCGCGCCCCGGACCTCGGCCTCGCCGTCGGCGGCATCTACGAAGTCGTGGTGTTCCAGGCGGAGCGCCACACCACGCAGTCGTCGTATCGACTGACGCTCTCGAACTTCACCTCTTCGCGCACCGAGTGCGCGCCGATCTGCGGCGACGGGATCGTCACCCGCTTCGAGGCGTGCGACGACGGAGTCAACGACGGCTCGTACGGCGGCTGCGCGCCGGGCTGCATGGCGCTCGGTCCGCGCTGCGGTGATGGCGTCACCCAGAGCGAAGAGGGCGAGCAGTGCGACGATCCGCCGAACGTCGGCGGCTACGACGGATGCTCGCCCGCGTGCCAGCTCACCGAGCGCTGCGGCGACGGCGTGCGCCAGGCCGAGCACGGCGAGCAGTGCGACGACGGCAACGACGTCGACACCGACACCTGCAGCAACGCCTGTCTCACGAACCTCGGGTGA
- a CDS encoding hybrid sensor histidine kinase/response regulator: MAVTREPLAELAARSSTPSSVIEAEPDGTLRIVAANDAAGELAGAGSGAALEGRTIAEVSPRSVVPLREALARATRTTVPGVVLEGGRVFDIELIPLSPTRIGISMHETTREERARHALELTTRELQDLYDRAPIGYHSLDRHGVFRRINDTELRWLGYTRDEIVGVRRFVDLLTPESREAFEGTFDRFVERGETSYLQFDMVRKDGSILPVQLHATAVYDDTGAFVASRSTVLDVTERRRAEEREREVWTQIEHHIELGTEELRAANEGLRAEIGAREQAQAALAQTEVQLRQALKMEAVGRLAGGVAHDFNNMLSVILIFTELALGEMAVDDSRRGDLEQVRGAAVRATELTRQLLAFSRQQVLDARPILVDDVIAGLERLLQRLIGEQVGLSTRLGARGVRILADVGQIEQVIVNLAVNARDAMPRGGRLRIETSVVDLDEEYAASHHGVRAGTYVVIAVSDTGVGMSKETLDRAFEPFFTTKEPGKGTGLGLSTVYGIVAQSGGHVWAYSEVGLGTTIKVYLPVVEHDASAADARSGLAHARGGSETILLVEDDPLVRAAARRILARSGYLVVEASAPSEALSLASGLGRVDALLTDVVMPELTGPELADRLRVSRPDLPVVYMSGYLDVDVVGPRVLEERARFVQKPLTNEALLRAVRDAIDRG, translated from the coding sequence ATGGCCGTCACGCGCGAACCGCTCGCCGAGCTCGCGGCGCGCTCGTCGACGCCTTCTTCCGTGATCGAAGCCGAGCCCGACGGAACGCTGCGCATCGTCGCGGCGAACGACGCGGCGGGCGAGCTCGCCGGCGCGGGCAGCGGCGCAGCGCTCGAGGGGCGCACCATCGCCGAGGTCTCGCCGCGCTCGGTCGTGCCGCTGCGCGAAGCGCTCGCGAGGGCCACGCGCACGACGGTGCCGGGCGTGGTGCTCGAGGGCGGGCGCGTGTTCGACATCGAGCTCATCCCGCTCTCGCCGACGCGCATCGGCATCTCGATGCACGAGACCACGCGCGAGGAGCGCGCGCGTCACGCGCTCGAGCTCACCACGCGCGAGCTGCAGGATCTCTACGATCGCGCGCCGATCGGCTATCACTCGCTCGATCGCCACGGCGTGTTCCGGCGCATCAACGACACCGAGCTGCGCTGGCTCGGCTACACGCGCGACGAGATCGTGGGCGTGCGGCGCTTCGTCGATCTGCTCACGCCCGAGAGCCGCGAGGCGTTCGAGGGCACGTTCGATCGCTTCGTCGAGCGCGGCGAGACCTCGTACCTGCAGTTCGACATGGTGCGCAAGGACGGCTCGATCCTGCCGGTGCAGCTCCACGCGACCGCGGTGTACGACGACACGGGCGCCTTCGTCGCGAGCCGCTCGACGGTGCTCGACGTGACCGAGCGACGTCGCGCGGAGGAGCGCGAGCGCGAGGTGTGGACGCAGATCGAGCACCACATCGAGCTCGGCACCGAGGAGCTGCGCGCCGCGAACGAAGGGCTGCGCGCGGAGATCGGGGCGCGCGAGCAGGCGCAGGCCGCGCTCGCGCAGACCGAGGTGCAGCTGCGCCAGGCGCTCAAGATGGAAGCGGTGGGTCGCCTCGCCGGCGGCGTGGCCCACGACTTCAACAACATGTTGAGCGTCATCTTGATCTTCACCGAGCTCGCGCTCGGCGAGATGGCGGTGGACGATTCGCGGCGCGGCGATCTCGAGCAAGTGCGCGGCGCCGCGGTGCGCGCGACCGAGCTCACGCGGCAGCTGCTCGCGTTCAGCCGGCAGCAGGTGCTCGACGCGCGGCCGATCCTCGTCGACGACGTGATCGCGGGGCTCGAGCGCCTCCTGCAGCGTCTGATCGGCGAGCAGGTCGGGCTCTCGACGCGCCTCGGTGCGCGTGGCGTCCGCATCCTCGCGGACGTCGGGCAGATCGAGCAGGTGATCGTCAACCTCGCGGTGAACGCGCGCGACGCGATGCCGCGCGGCGGGCGGCTCCGCATCGAGACGAGCGTCGTCGATCTCGACGAGGAGTACGCCGCGTCGCACCACGGCGTGCGCGCCGGCACCTACGTCGTGATCGCGGTGAGCGACACCGGCGTCGGCATGAGCAAGGAGACGCTCGATCGCGCGTTCGAGCCCTTCTTCACGACGAAGGAGCCGGGCAAGGGCACCGGCCTCGGGCTCTCGACCGTCTACGGCATCGTCGCGCAGAGCGGCGGGCACGTGTGGGCCTACAGCGAGGTCGGCCTCGGCACGACGATCAAGGTCTACCTGCCGGTCGTCGAGCACGACGCCAGCGCGGCCGATGCGCGCTCCGGGCTCGCGCACGCGCGCGGTGGCAGCGAGACGATCCTGCTGGTCGAGGACGATCCCCTGGTGCGCGCCGCGGCGCGGCGGATCCTCGCGCGCAGCGGGTACCTCGTGGTCGAGGCGTCGGCGCCGAGCGAGGCGCTCTCGCTCGCGAGCGGGCTCGGCCGCGTCGATGCGCTGCTGACCGACGTCGTGATGCCCGAGCTCACCGGTCCCGAGCTCGCCGATCGACTGCGGGTGAGCCGGCCCGATCTGCCCGTCGTCTACATGTCGGGTTACCTCGACGTCGACGTCGTCGGGCCGCGTGTGCTCGAGGAGCGCGCGCGCTTCGTGCAGAAGCCGCTGACCAACGAAGCGCTCCTCCGTGCGGTGCGCGACGCGATCGACCGCGGCTGA